A region from the Cherax quadricarinatus isolate ZL_2023a chromosome 44, ASM3850222v1, whole genome shotgun sequence genome encodes:
- the LOC128697498 gene encoding serine protease 30-like has protein sequence MDVLPLHLILTLLITSTGGRRADFRHGGFPKFPAASVEVARVRDDLPPLNASPCGRTATPRIVGGAATTYGSHPWQVKIEVYKRGEGFTHHCGGAIISAFHIVTAAHCLQVPGLSRHDYRVKVGDYDLNQWDPAEQMFEIEDWTIHPNFGVGGHYNNDVAVVKVQAQQGKGFQMSRFVTPACLPSHTTPYTTGTKCQVSGWGLTDPENYFSKSQLLHSTEVLLMSERECEQLHGSRGYGSGMICAGYLEGKKDSCNGDSGGPLACNIDGSYILLGVVSWGKNCGKPNQPGVYTHIQYYLDWIQSVIKT, from the exons GCACAGGTGGGCGGCGGGCGGACTTCCGGCACGGCGGGTTCCCTAAGTTTCCGGCGGCATCGGTGGAGGTGGCGAGAGTGAGAGACGACCTGCCGCCCCTCAACGCCTCCCCGTGCGGCCGCACAGCCACCCCCAGGATCGTCGGCGGCGCCGCTACCACCTACGGCAGCCACCCCTGGCAG GTGAAGATTGAGGTGTACAAGAGAGGAGAAGGCTTTACCCATCACTGTGGTGGAGCCATTATTTCTGCCTTCCACATCGTCACTGCCGCCCATTGTTTGCAAGTACCAGGCCTCTCCCGTCATGACTACCGCGTTAAG GTGGGAGACTACGATTTGAACCAGTGGGACCCAGCAGAGCAGATGTTCGAGATTGAAGACTGGACCATCCATCCAAACTTTGGTGTAG GTGGCCACTACAACAATGATGTAGCAGTGGTGAAGGTCCAAGCTCAACAAGGTAAAGGTTTCCAGATGTCGAGGTTCGTGACGCCAGCATGCCTACCCTCTCACACGACACCCTATACCACAGGCACCAAGTGCCAAGTGTCAGGCTGGGGCCTCACTGACC CTGAGAACTACTTCTCCAAGTCACAGTTGTTGCACAGCACAGAGGTCCTGCTTATGTCAGAGAGAGAGTGCGAGCAGCTGCATGGATCCCGAGGATATGGTTCTGGTATGATATGCGCAGGCTACCTTGAAGGCAAGAAAGACTCGTGCAATGGCGACTCTGGGGGCCCACTTGCTTGTAATATTGATG GGTCGTATATACTACTTGGTGTGGTGTCGTGGGGAAAAAATTGTGGCAAACCAAACCAGCccggagtatatacacacatccaGTACTACTTGGACTGGATACAAAGTGTGATTAAAACTTAA